A genome region from Dolichospermum compactum NIES-806 includes the following:
- a CDS encoding HD domain-containing protein encodes MLSERFTQALTYAHELHATQKRKAGDIPYITHLLGVASIALEYGANEDEAIAALLHDAIEDQGGAATREEIRRRFGDHVTAIVDGCTDADTTPKPPWKSRKEAYIAHIATASPEVLLVSAADKLHNVRSIIKDYRMIGDALWERFQGGKEGTLWYYRSLADAFWKHQITPLVEELERVVSELEILAAYKK; translated from the coding sequence GCCCATGAACTCCACGCCACGCAAAAACGCAAAGCTGGGGATATTCCCTATATTACCCATTTACTAGGAGTAGCCAGCATAGCCTTAGAATATGGTGCTAATGAAGATGAAGCGATCGCTGCCCTACTACATGATGCCATAGAAGACCAAGGTGGAGCAGCCACCAGAGAAGAAATTCGCCGGCGATTTGGGGATCATGTCACCGCCATAGTTGATGGTTGTACAGACGCAGACACCACACCCAAACCCCCTTGGAAAAGCCGGAAAGAAGCCTATATTGCCCATATTGCCACCGCTTCCCCAGAAGTATTGCTAGTTTCCGCTGCTGACAAACTCCATAATGTCCGGTCAATTATCAAAGATTATCGGATGATTGGTGATGCTCTTTGGGAACGGTTTCAAGGTGGCAAAGAAGGCACACTTTGGTATTATCGTTCCCTCGCAGATGCTTTCTGGAAACATCAAATTACGCCCTTAGTTGAAGAATTAGAAAGAGTAGTTTCTGAATTAGAAATTTTAGCTGCATACAAAAAATGA